One Hemibagrus wyckioides isolate EC202008001 linkage group LG09, SWU_Hwy_1.0, whole genome shotgun sequence DNA segment encodes these proteins:
- the peli2 gene encoding E3 ubiquitin-protein ligase pellino homolog 2 — MQSEERPLIEVNSLMFSPGQEETCAPTKEPVKYGELVVLGYNGSLPNGDRGRRRSRFALYKRVKANGVKPSTVHILNNPQASKAVNCKGQHSISYTLSRNQTVVVEYSHDKDTDMFQIGRSTESPIDFVVTDTMSGGTDGEDSPITQSTISRFACRVVCERNPPYTARIYAAGFDSSKNIFLGEKAAKWKNPDGQMDGLTTNGVLVMHPRGGFTEESKPGVWREISVCGDVYTLRETRSAQTRGKLVDSESNVLLDGSLVDLCGATLLWRTAEGLFHAPTQKHLEALRQELNAMRPQCPVGLNTLAFPSMHRSSRALPSIAQQQDKQPWVYLACGHVHGYHEWGHSTEREPNDKRECPMCRAVGPYVPLWLGCEPAFYVDSAAPTHAFIPCGHVCSEKSARYWSEIPLPHGTHAFHAACPFCATQLSVTQGCAKLIFQGPVD, encoded by the exons GTACAATGGATCCCTCCCCAATGGAGACCGTGGAAGGAGGAGGAGCCGCTTTGCCCTATACAAGAGAGTCAAGGCCAACGGCGTTAAGCCAAGCACTGTGCACATCCTCAATAACCCGCAGGCCAGCAAG GCCGTGAACTGTAAGGGTCAGCACAGTATCTCCTACACTCTGTCCAGAAACCAGACTGTGGTTGTAGAGTACAGCCATGACAAAGACACAGACATGTTCCAg ATTGGGCGATCGACGGAGAGCCCGATTGACTTTGTGGTGACGGACACTATGTCAGGGGGTACAGACGGCGAGGACTCTCCCATTACACAGAGCACCATTTCACGCTTTGCCTGTCGGGTGGTGTGTGAACGCAACCCTCCATACACGGCACGTATCTACGCTGCAGGTTTCGACTCTTCCAAAAACATCTTCCTAGGG GAGAAAGCAGCCAAATGGAAGAATCCAGATGGCCAGATGGACGGACTGACAACCAATGGTGTGCTGGTGATGCATCCGCGCGGTGGCTTCACAGAGGAGTCCAAGCCTGGTGTGTGGAGAGAGATATCTGTGTGTGGAGATGTATATACGCTGAGAGAGACTCGCTCTGCACAGACACGAGGCAAATTG GTGGATAGTGAGAGTAATGTGCTGCTGGACGGCTCTCTGGTGGACCTGTGCGGTGCCACTCTACTGTGGCGCACAGCCGAAGGTCTCTTTCATGCACCCACCCAGAAGCACCTGGAGGCACTGCGCCAGGAGTTGAATGCCATGCGGCCCCAGTGCCCTGTGGGCCTCAATACCTTGGcttttcccagcatgcaccgTTCCAGTCGGGCGCTGCCCAGTATTGCCCAGCAGCAGGACAAGCAGCCATGGGTGTACCTGGCATGTGGGCACGTGCACGGTTACCATGAGTGGGGCCACAGCACAGAGCGTGAACCTAACGACAAACGTGAGTGCCCCATGTGCAGGGCTGTGGGGCCCTATGTGCCACTGTGGCTAGGCTGTGAACCAGCCTTCTATGTGGACTCAGCAGCGCCTACGCATGCCTTCATACCTTGCGGTCACGTCTGCTCGGAGAAGTCAGCCCGCTACTGGTCTGAAATTCCCTTACCACATGGTACCCATGCTTTCCATGCTGCATGCCCATTCTGTGCCACACAGCTCAGTGTCACACAGGGATGTGCTAAGCTCATCTTCCAGGGTCCTGTAGACTGA